A segment of the Juglans regia cultivar Chandler chromosome 15, Walnut 2.0, whole genome shotgun sequence genome:
CTGCTCATGTGTATAATATTCActgtaaagatgtaatttttatctaatttattatcattgaccatataaaatataaaataatatatgctatcaattaataataaatcataaatcattaaatatttttttattaatttatatatagttaatgaatattaaacaatttcattgtgtatataaattattcatacttgcttgcaacttaggtataaaataattttatatatgattaatgattaatgatttattattaattgttagcatatattattttatattttatatagtcaatgataataaattaaataaaaattacatctttacagTAAATTTCTATTAGATTTGATGCTGTTGGTAGACGGAATTAgagattgagaagttttgaaagttcgaaggttcattttgatataattaCTAGTTTCGGAAGTACATTGTAAATTGAGTAAAAGTTCAAGAggacaaaatataattaacccaTATActggttttgatttttcatttattttccaattttcttagaaaatcaCACATtgtataaaagtaatatttggaTTGTCCAGCTCCCCAATACTTTCTGTCAGCTTCTATTTGTAAATTAGTGTAGAGAGCACACCATCTAAAACGTTGACATAATAAgatatgatttataaaattaaaaatgaaaaatagaaaaattctattcaaaaaaattgagaaattttagattttaaattttacaaataaaattttactacgTTATCGGTACACATGGTGTGTCCTACCGAGTCCAAACTcagttgcaaataaaatttttctactttttattgGTTATTcggaaaaattctactcataatttttacgctacatattatatataattttttttttaaatgtgtcatgtatggatgatgagtaaaagaatttttttagtttaataagaaaaaaacaaaaaaataaaaataaaaaaatagaaaatagaaaatcatgTGTGTTGTGTAGTATTGGATTGGTTGCGGTAGCACACGGGTCGGGTTAGCTCAGTCAGAGGAGAACGGGGAGTCACGAACGTAGAAGGATCCGGATCCAGCTAGCATGGCCAGCTTAGTTGGACAACAAAAGATAGGGAGGATAAAGCATGCCATGAACTCGCGCTCTCCGATCCACACAACACTATCCGACTCCAAAGACGCACCATTAAACTGTTCCAACAATTCTGTCAGAAGAGTAGAACAAAGAGAGATAAGCTGATCAGGCAATGGGGTTCTCCTTCCTCTCCACTTTCCCCGGTCTGCTTCCAATTGTTCCTGCCCCATCTCTAACCACAACCAGCACTGCTCCTGTTGCCCCCAGATACCCCTCTCATGCAGTAAGTTTGCCATACCTATCTGGGACTTGAGCGtttaacaaagagaaaagaaatgggaaTGCAGCGTTTTCATTCTTGTGAGAATTGAGAAATGGGATACAGTTAAATCACTTAAACATGATTCTTGGTTCGTAGCTATGTTTGAATCAGATTGTCTGACAACTACCATTTGCTTGTCCAGCCTCAGGTTGTAATTCGTTGTAATAAAATGGAAACTGATGTTGCCGCTGAGGATGATGATCAGTTCCGTCGAAGAGACATTCTTAAGTGTGTTGGTGTTACCATTGGCATGGTTAGAGACCCTTCCTctacttataaattttttttaatcaatttactTTTTGATTCTTTCGAGATTCTTGGCCTTAAGTAGTCTCAATCCTTGAAATAGAAACTTTTGAACTTAGCAGTCTATTCGAACGAGATCTTTGGAAAGAATGagaattatttatgatatatttttgtgGATTGTGAATTGTATGATTTATGCATGCTAACTTGCCAGAATTGTTATACTGACCATTATTCCATAAATCTGGGTCTGAGACCACTTTACCTTCACATCTACTTATTAAGCTCTAACAAATACTCACTTTGCTAAGGAAGCCAGTATAGCCGTTTCTATGATTTTCCAGAAATTTAGTTGAACACCATAAATCTTACTCAGTGAATTGcagtttaaaaaatagaattgccAAAAACAATGATGACTCTAATAGCTctaaaaaaatctgaattaGATACTCTTTTCTTAGATGAATCAATGATGTGTAGGTATACAAGAAACACATGTTGAGAGGGATACACAATGCTTTGacctaaaatgatgttttgattaGTTTTTACCAGTTGTGATCTCTTTTTAGGAATTGATGGCAAGCTCAGGATCATTTGTCAAAAATGCTAGTGCTGCTGATTTGATACAACGGAGACAGCGTTCTGAGTTTCAATGTGAGTTCTTCAAACACTACTTTTTTATCCTGGAATGAGCTATTGATCCATATTCACATCTCCTTCTTTACAGCAAGTATCAAGGGAACCCTTTATACCCGTATAAAGGTAAATCCTGTCAACATGCACTCCTATTATGTTGAATAGTCTTGGTGTACTTCACAATTATGTTGTATTTAAAGCTTGAATATGATGCTTTCATGCTTTCTTATTAGATCTTATCACCTTTCCATGTATTGTTTCAGGGAAATCTAGACCTTATCTCACCCCTATTAACTTTGGCACTGAATGATGCCCTGACTTATGATAAGGTCAGACAAAATCCCTAATTGTTGAAATTTACGAATTCTGGATAAGTTGTTTGCTTTGTTAAACTGTTAAacgagaaaaggaaaggacagTGCTGATTTGGGTCTGGATTAACTTTGTAGGCTACAAAATCCGGGGGGCCAAATGGATCCATACGGTTCAGGTACATGTCACTTATGACATTACTCCTTTTAAGTAAAAGCATAAACCTTAAGACTTCTGAGTTCTGCCTCCtgaaatcttaatttaaaattttggggCCATGAGTTCCTATATTCAAGTTTAAATCAGTCCAAGTGTGATTACCTGCTTAAAAGTCAGAAATATATGCTCTTTCTGAGCCTACCTGTCAGCTGAAAATATAAGATGTTTAGAATGCTTGCTCTTTCCAGTTTGGGTCTCTTTTACGTGGTTACTGAAGTGTCTAGGATTTTAGTGGTTGGGGCCTGACATGGATGGGAAGAGTAATGTGCATATAATTCCAAGTTGTTAAATGTCTTATTTAGTTATGTTAGATATTGTCACTTTAAGATTCATCCCTCTTCTTTTGCTTCACTTTAAAgcattcttaatttttcttcttgaaaactcatcttaattttcttttctgtcTTTTTTCTTGCTTGAAGTTCAGAGTTAAGCAGGCCTGAAAACAAGGGGCTTTCTGCTGCATTAAATTTATTAGAGGAAGCAAAGAAAGAGATAGATTCATTTTCCAAGGGTGGACCTATTTCATATGCAGATCTCATCCAATACGCAGGTTCAACATTTTAAATATCACCAAGTTCAAACTATGAACTATATACATGACCATCATGCTCGTAGTGTGGCCCAGTGCAATGGCCAATAAAATAGGTTCCTAAACATTCTTTTCATTATATCTCTTGCTTCTGCCCCTGACTAAGATACCTTCATTCCATGCAGCCCAAAGTGCCACTAAGGCTACATTTCTAGCTTCTGCCATTCGCAAATGCGGTGGGAATGAAGAGAAAGGGAGCTTAATGTATTCTGCATATGGTTCAAATGGGCAGGTTTGTTACTTACTACTTGTGTCATTGCTGTCATACTCAATGTCATTAATAATTTACGTGCTACATATTGCTTAAAGGGGCAATTCATGATATTCAGTTACTTTATTTTACCATTATCAACTTTATGATTCATTAAATTTCTAAATGCCACTTGGTGAAGCATAAACTGGAGATTTCGTATTCGTGGCCAATATTTACCCTTGAGTAGCTGTTAATATGATGGTGATACTGCGGAAAAAAATGTTTATCTTTTCAATTTGTGCTAGTAGAAAAACCTGTATTTTCCTAGGGATTCTAGACTTAACTCTCTGTTTATGCAGAGATAGGCCTTGGAATAGAAGAATTTGTCTGCAAAGCATAACAGGAAGTCTGCAGCTACGCCAGCCAAGGGATTTCTTCACTAATTGATTCACCACATTTTCTTACATAACAAGCTaactccctccctctctctctctttttctgttttgcttTTATACTCATGTAGTTTACAATGAGAGCAATTTTACTTAAGTTGGCGTGAAGGTTTGAAAGAGAAACTAAGCATCTGCCTCAACTTCTTTGAGGCAAATATTGAATAGTGAAACCAAAAGTACACGGAAGCTTTGCAAATCCCTGGTGTTCCTCATTGAAGTTCCAATTCTGCTTATCTTCAAGTGCGTCTTTGAGTTCGATTCTTGCATGCATAGTTTTAGATCATGAGAATTTAAAAGATGTATAATACTCATAAGTTACTGAATGTACGTGTAATTCTTGTTGCAATCGCTTTAATTTATCACTGAATACTTGTGCAATCTTGTCTCATAGTTTAATTTGGATGAATCATGTTACTATCCCCAAAGCTAGATCAACCTACAACCCGTCAGTTAAGTGATCTCATAGAGTTCAATCGATGCTGTTTTCTGCCATTATAATCTTTGGTGAAACATCAAGCAACTGGATATGCAATAGACAGAGCTGGAATGTAAATTGATAGTTTTTTCATACAACTGTTATTGGGTACAGTGGGGCTTGTTCGACAGGGAGTTTGGAAGGGCAGATACCCAAGAGCCAGATCCAGAGGGGAGGATTCCCCAATGGGACAAAGCAAGTGTTAAGGAAATGAAGGACAAGTTCTCAGCTATTGGCCTTGGTCCCCGCCAGGTATTATATGAAACAATAATGCCTTTGCTGCTGCTGAGTGTACTTCAGGTCTTTTTTCTTTATCCAATAATGTGTCTATTTATAATCTGTGACCCAAAACAAAGATCCTCAGAGAAGCAGCCCTCAGTGAAATGTGAAACAATCAAATAAAGTGAAAAAGGTTCTTTCATTATTGAAATCATGGTGTAAGTTATGTTGTATATCCTGACCTGCAACTTGTAGGAGTTCTTCATACTTGAACTTCTTGCCTCTCGGTATTATAGGTTCCATGCTAGAGTCGCATCTTGGATGCATTATACTTTCCTTATACGTGAACAGTTCATATTGGTTTAAGTTTTCCAttcaataaacaattcaaatgaTACCGGAAGGActaaaaatgaaggaaataatAAGAGTAAAATTGAAGGGTATTGTAACATTCAAGTTAAAGCTAGCTTGAGGGAGTATTCATTTTGATCATAGTTGCTGATGTTTATTTGCTTGTTTGGCCAGCTAGCTGTGATGTCTGCCTTTTTGGGGCCAGATCAGGCTGCAACTGAGACCTTATTGGCCACTGATCCAGATGTTTCTCCATGGGTTCAGAAATATCAACGTAGCCGAGAAACAGTATCTCAGACGGATTATGAGGTCAGAGTCATTTCCTTGGATCAAGAACTTGAGGGCCTCAAGTCGTGTCtatttctctccctctcaagACTCAAGTTGGGGCAAGAACTTGAGggaatttttttcacatttttcttaCATACTTTTGCAGGAGGAAAATAAGAAGGATTTTAACATGGGTTCTTGATTCTTTTTCAGGTAGATCTGATAACGGCTCTCACAAAACTAAGTACTTTGGGTCAGCAAATCAATTATGAGGCATATACTTATCCTATCCAAAAAGTTGATCTGAGCAAACTCAAATTGTAGAGGAAGCGAAGAATAGCCTTTGCATGGCAAAGCAGCAGCCTCAACTGCTGCATCGAGACTTATTTCTTCGAACGATATTTCACTGAAACATGCGCTTGCTTTCAGTTTTTGTGAGGACTTCTGCAGAGTGGTTTGCTTCTAAGATCAATGAAACTTAGGAACTTCAGTGTATCGAATTTTCTTCTTGTTCAATCCCCAACATTGCAGTTTATATTCTCTTCCCTGTTCTGACTTTTGCCAAAACTTCTCAGAAAACGATCTCTCAAGTTCTTGCATGAATTTTAGCATCTTAAATACGAGAGAAATAGATTACGAAGTTGGTTTTACGATATTGATTGAGTACTTAAACACgaatatcaataaatattgtaagatctACTTCACGTGTTTCTCTGTCCACCTAAAGCTCTCAAGAACTTGACAAGATGTTGATCAAAACtctttcatttctcatattCTCTTTAAAAGTTATCTATAAATATGGAGGCTGGGATTTATCAACAATCTATCCCTATCAAGT
Coding sequences within it:
- the LOC109019580 gene encoding thylakoid lumenal 29 kDa protein, chloroplastic; translated protein: MGFSFLSTFPGLLPIVPAPSLTTTSTAPVAPRYPSHAPQVVIRCNKMETDVAAEDDDQFRRRDILKCVGVTIGMELMASSGSFVKNASAADLIQRRQRSEFQSSIKGTLYTRIKGNLDLISPLLTLALNDALTYDKATKSGGPNGSIRFSSELSRPENKGLSAALNLLEEAKKEIDSFSKGGPISYADLIQYAAQSATKATFLASAIRKCGGNEEKGSLMYSAYGSNGQWGLFDREFGRADTQEPDPEGRIPQWDKASVKEMKDKFSAIGLGPRQLAVMSAFLGPDQAATETLLATDPDVSPWVQKYQRSRETVSQTDYEVDLITALTKLSTLGQQINYEAYTYPIQKVDLSKLKL